In Methylococcus geothermalis, one genomic interval encodes:
- the glyQ gene encoding glycine--tRNA ligase subunit alpha codes for MPTSNSPAAETLSFQDLILALQRYWAEQGCVILQPLDLEVGAGTFHPATFLRAIGPEPWNTAYVQPSRRPTDGRYGDNPNRLQHYYQFQVVLKPSPPDIQELYLGSLRLLGFDLLEHDVRFVEDNWESPTLGAWGLGWEVWLNGMEVTQFTYFQQVGGLDCRPVSGEITYGLERIAMYVQGVENVYDLVWTRGPQGIVRYGDVFHQNEVEMSAFNFEHANTEFLFGAFDTYERECRQLIALGLPLPAYEMVLKASHAFNLLDARRAISVTERQRFILRVRELAKAVAEAYYQRREALGFPMLNAREEHAHG; via the coding sequence GTGCCTACATCGAACTCCCCCGCCGCCGAAACCTTGAGCTTCCAGGATTTGATCCTGGCCCTTCAACGCTATTGGGCCGAGCAAGGCTGCGTGATCCTCCAGCCGCTGGATCTGGAGGTCGGCGCCGGAACCTTTCACCCGGCGACCTTCCTCCGCGCCATCGGCCCGGAACCGTGGAACACCGCCTACGTTCAGCCCTCGCGCCGCCCCACCGACGGCCGCTATGGCGACAACCCCAACCGGCTGCAGCATTACTACCAGTTCCAGGTGGTGCTGAAACCCTCGCCGCCCGACATCCAGGAGCTCTACCTCGGCTCGCTGCGCCTGCTCGGCTTCGACCTCCTCGAACACGACGTCCGCTTCGTCGAGGACAACTGGGAATCGCCCACGCTCGGCGCCTGGGGCCTGGGCTGGGAAGTCTGGCTGAATGGCATGGAAGTGACCCAGTTCACCTATTTTCAGCAGGTCGGCGGCCTCGACTGCCGGCCGGTGAGCGGCGAAATCACCTACGGCCTGGAGCGCATCGCCATGTACGTGCAGGGCGTGGAGAACGTCTACGACCTGGTCTGGACCCGGGGGCCGCAGGGTATCGTCCGTTACGGCGACGTGTTCCATCAGAACGAAGTCGAGATGTCCGCCTTCAACTTCGAGCACGCCAACACCGAATTCCTGTTCGGCGCCTTCGACACCTACGAGCGCGAATGCCGCCAGCTCATCGCGCTGGGGCTGCCCCTGCCCGCCTATGAGATGGTGCTGAAGGCCTCGCATGCCTTCAACCTGCTCGATGCTCGCCGGGCGATCTCGGTCACCGAGCGCCAGCGCTTCATCCTGCGGGTGCGCGAACTCGCCAAGGCCGTGGCCGAAGCCTATTACCAGCGCCGGGAAGCCTTGGGGTTCCCGATGCTCAACGCCCGGGAGGAGCACGCTCATGGCTGA